A single window of Ferrimonas balearica DSM 9799 DNA harbors:
- a CDS encoding ABC transporter ATP-binding protein, with translation MTHKKRLLAANLIAIVATVISVPIPLMLPLLVDEVLLNQPGTLLHAMNEVLPASWQQPVTYIGIVLVLVILMRCSSQALNILQSRQFTLVAKSLTCRIRQAMLDKLGRISMSQYEARGSGGVASLLVTDIETIDRFVGETLSRLIVGVLTVVGIAIVLLWLDWRLGLFILLLNPVIIYLSQKLGQHVGQLKSKENQTFERFQQRLVETLDGLYQLRAANRERAYLDTLKQDAEGIRHDADRFAWRSEAASRTSFLMFLLGFEVFRAAALVMVLFSDLTIGQILAVFGYLWFMLTPVQELLGIQYAWYGASAAISRLNSLLQLEEENRPRATINPFTPDRKVEVTIRDLCFAYNDEQQVLQKLSLTIPAGKRVALVGASGGGKSTLIQLLMGIYQKSSGDILINGAPIEAVGYEALRERMSVVLQHPALFNDTLRQNLTLGDPRFSDEQLWQALTVAQLREVIAALPDGLDSPLGKNGVRLSGGQRQRLAIARMVLTDPDLVILDEATSALDPQTEAALHQALNQALAGRTTLIVAHRLSAVKQADLIYVLEDGKVTQSGHHSELIRHEGLYQTLYGNLQVN, from the coding sequence ATGACACACAAAAAGCGGTTGCTGGCCGCTAACCTGATCGCCATCGTCGCCACGGTGATCAGCGTGCCCATTCCCCTGATGCTGCCCCTGTTGGTGGATGAGGTGTTGCTGAACCAGCCCGGCACCCTGCTGCACGCCATGAATGAGGTGTTGCCCGCCAGCTGGCAGCAGCCGGTCACCTACATCGGCATTGTGCTGGTGCTGGTGATCCTGATGCGCTGCAGCAGCCAGGCGCTCAATATCCTGCAGAGCCGGCAGTTCACCCTGGTGGCCAAATCCCTGACCTGCCGGATCCGCCAGGCGATGCTGGACAAACTGGGCCGCATCAGCATGAGTCAGTACGAGGCTCGCGGCAGCGGCGGCGTCGCTTCCCTGCTGGTCACCGACATCGAAACCATCGACCGCTTTGTCGGTGAAACCCTGAGCCGATTGATCGTCGGCGTACTGACCGTGGTGGGGATCGCCATTGTGCTGCTGTGGCTGGACTGGCGTCTGGGGCTGTTTATCCTGCTGCTTAACCCGGTGATCATCTACCTGTCCCAAAAGCTCGGCCAGCATGTGGGCCAACTGAAGAGTAAGGAGAACCAGACCTTTGAGCGCTTCCAGCAGCGTCTGGTGGAAACCCTCGACGGCCTGTACCAGCTCCGCGCCGCCAACCGCGAACGGGCCTATCTCGACACCCTGAAGCAGGACGCCGAAGGGATCCGCCACGACGCTGACCGCTTTGCCTGGCGCTCAGAAGCCGCCAGCCGCACCTCCTTCCTGATGTTCCTGCTGGGGTTTGAGGTGTTCCGGGCCGCCGCCCTGGTGATGGTACTGTTCAGTGACCTCACCATTGGCCAGATCCTGGCGGTGTTCGGCTACCTCTGGTTTATGCTCACCCCGGTGCAGGAGCTGCTGGGGATCCAGTACGCCTGGTACGGCGCTTCCGCCGCCATCAGCCGCCTCAACAGCCTGTTGCAGCTGGAAGAGGAGAACCGTCCCCGCGCCACCATCAACCCCTTTACCCCAGACCGCAAAGTGGAGGTCACCATTCGCGACCTGTGCTTTGCCTACAACGACGAACAGCAGGTGCTGCAGAAACTCAGCCTGACCATTCCGGCCGGTAAGCGGGTGGCCCTGGTGGGCGCGTCCGGTGGCGGCAAGTCCACCCTTATCCAGCTGCTGATGGGGATCTACCAGAAATCCTCCGGCGATATCCTGATTAACGGTGCCCCGATCGAGGCGGTGGGCTACGAAGCGTTGCGGGAGCGGATGTCGGTGGTGTTGCAGCACCCGGCGCTGTTTAACGACACCCTGCGCCAGAACCTGACGTTAGGCGACCCCCGCTTCAGTGACGAGCAGCTGTGGCAGGCTCTGACCGTCGCCCAGCTCAGGGAGGTGATTGCCGCGCTGCCCGACGGGTTGGACTCGCCATTGGGCAAAAACGGCGTGCGGCTCTCCGGCGGTCAGCGCCAACGCCTGGCCATCGCCCGCATGGTGCTGACCGATCCGGATCTGGTGATCCTGGACGAAGCCACCTCAGCACTTGACCCACAAACCGAGGCGGCGCTGCACCAAGCGCTGAATCAGGCACTGGCCGGTCGCACCACCCTTATCGTGGCGCACCGCCTGTCCGCGGTAAAACAGGCGGACCTCATCTACGTGCTGGAGGACGGCAAGGTGACCCAGTCCGGTCACCACAGCGAACTGATCCGGCACGAAGGCCTCTACCAGACCCTGTACGGCAACCTGCAGGTCAACTGA
- the hutW gene encoding heme anaerobic degradation radical SAM methyltransferase ChuW/HutW gives MLDLNDPQLVGQSTPDPLRYAFARKHGAHAGSDSEVVPGSQVQTALQQALDGAGQPGDTRCLYVHIPFCRVRCSYCNFFQYASSQSLIDQYFDALCREIRHKAAQPWSQAAPFQAVYIGGGTPTDLSATQLQQLGQMLRQHFPLAPDCEITLEGRVNGFDRAKFESALAGGFNRFSFGVQSFNSQVRRAARRLDDGDVVMRRIQEIVAYNSAPIVIDLLYGLPHQSLEVWQQDLADYLESGAHGVDLYQLIDMQGLPMHRQVEQGKLPPPADTATKATMFEQGVRFMAIHHQRRLSINHWARDNRERSLYNSLAKTTAEILPLGAGGGGNVAGLQMMQTRKMEDYLDAIHAERYPVPMLLRAPAGQALQGHIKAAFDHGVLSRRALERVAGDDLYPTLLPLFRAWQDNGLVTLEPDYLVLTLAGQFWSVTLAQNLIRSVITLRSEHQAA, from the coding sequence ATGCTCGACCTGAACGACCCCCAACTGGTCGGTCAATCCACCCCCGACCCTCTGAGATACGCCTTTGCCCGCAAACACGGCGCCCACGCTGGCAGCGACAGCGAGGTCGTACCCGGTTCCCAGGTTCAAACCGCCCTGCAACAAGCACTGGATGGCGCCGGACAGCCGGGGGACACACGCTGCCTGTACGTTCATATCCCCTTCTGTCGCGTGCGCTGCAGTTACTGCAACTTCTTCCAGTACGCCTCCAGCCAGTCGCTGATAGACCAGTATTTCGATGCGCTGTGTCGGGAGATCCGGCACAAGGCCGCGCAGCCCTGGAGTCAGGCGGCTCCCTTTCAGGCGGTCTACATCGGTGGTGGTACCCCCACCGATCTGAGCGCCACTCAGTTACAGCAGCTGGGGCAGATGCTGCGCCAGCACTTCCCACTGGCGCCGGATTGCGAAATCACTCTGGAGGGGCGCGTCAATGGCTTCGACCGGGCCAAATTTGAGTCCGCTCTCGCCGGCGGTTTTAACCGTTTCTCCTTTGGCGTGCAGAGTTTCAACAGCCAGGTACGGCGGGCTGCCAGGCGGCTCGACGATGGTGATGTGGTGATGCGCCGGATCCAGGAGATAGTGGCCTACAACAGTGCCCCCATCGTGATTGACCTGCTTTACGGGCTGCCACATCAAAGCCTGGAGGTCTGGCAGCAGGATCTGGCGGACTACCTGGAGAGCGGGGCCCACGGCGTTGACCTCTACCAGCTTATCGACATGCAGGGACTGCCGATGCACCGACAGGTTGAGCAGGGCAAGCTGCCACCGCCCGCGGATACCGCCACCAAAGCCACGATGTTTGAACAGGGTGTGCGCTTTATGGCCATCCATCACCAACGGCGCCTCAGCATCAATCACTGGGCCCGGGATAACCGCGAGCGCAGCCTCTACAACAGCCTCGCCAAAACCACCGCCGAGATCCTGCCGCTGGGCGCCGGGGGCGGTGGCAACGTGGCTGGCCTGCAGATGATGCAGACGCGCAAGATGGAGGATTACCTCGACGCGATTCACGCCGAACGCTACCCGGTACCGATGCTGCTGCGAGCCCCCGCCGGTCAGGCATTGCAGGGTCACATCAAAGCGGCATTTGATCATGGCGTATTGTCCCGCCGTGCCCTTGAGCGGGTGGCCGGTGACGACCTGTACCCGACTTTGTTACCTCTGTTCCGGGCCTGGCAGGACAACGGGCTGGTGACCCTGGAGCCGGACTACCTGGTGCTGACTCTGGCGGGCCAGTTCTGGTCGGTCACCCTGGCCCAAAACCTGATCCGCAGCGTGATTACCCTGCGTTCTGAACACCAGGCCGCCTAG
- a CDS encoding propionyl-CoA synthetase, which produces MTSIRALQQRAKIEPQEFWAEAAEGIHWDQPWQQVLDDRAAPLYRWFDGAMINTCYNAVDRHVEAGFGDQVAIHYDSPVTDTAYAITYAELQAQVARLAGALRAQGVEKSDRVVIYMPMVPETVYAMLACARLGAIHSVVFGGFAAAELATRIDDACPKLVLSASCGIEPSGVVPYKPLLDNALELAQHPVERCLILQRPQCSAVLHEGRDLDWHQAQHGVEPADCVPVAATDPLYILYTSGTTGTPKGVVRDNGGHAVALHWSMKAIYDIDPGDTFWAASDVGWVVGHSYIVYGPLLARATTVLYEGKPVGTPDPGAFWRVIEQYQVKSFFTAPTAIRAIKREDPNTEYLQRYDISTLKALYLAGERCDPDTLNWAMDTLKVPVVDHWWQTETGWAICANPLGIEPLPIKAGSPSLAVPGYQVEVLDEEGNPMAAGQSGAIAIRLPLPPGTLPTLWGNDQRYIDSYLSRYPGYYLTGDAGYQDEEGYLYIMSRIDDIINVAGHRLSTGRFEEVLAQHPAVAEVAVIGVADKLKGQVPLGLVVLKSGVELGEDELYQQLIALVRKEIGPVAAFKLVSVINKLPKTRSGKILRGTMRKMADNQDYVVPATIEDPAALDLVHNTLVRLGYGKGRVTG; this is translated from the coding sequence ATGACGTCTATCCGGGCATTGCAGCAACGCGCCAAGATCGAACCCCAAGAATTCTGGGCCGAAGCCGCCGAAGGCATCCACTGGGACCAACCCTGGCAGCAGGTGCTGGATGACCGTGCGGCGCCGCTCTATCGCTGGTTCGACGGGGCCATGATCAACACCTGCTATAACGCCGTTGACCGCCACGTTGAGGCGGGCTTTGGTGATCAGGTGGCGATCCACTACGACAGCCCGGTGACCGATACCGCCTACGCCATCACCTATGCCGAGTTGCAGGCTCAGGTGGCGCGGCTGGCGGGGGCGCTGCGGGCCCAGGGGGTGGAGAAGAGCGACCGCGTCGTCATCTACATGCCGATGGTGCCGGAAACCGTATACGCCATGTTGGCCTGTGCCCGCCTCGGTGCCATCCACTCCGTGGTGTTTGGCGGCTTTGCCGCCGCGGAGTTGGCGACCCGAATTGACGACGCTTGCCCGAAGCTGGTGCTGTCCGCCTCCTGCGGCATTGAACCCTCCGGTGTGGTGCCCTACAAGCCGCTGCTGGATAACGCCCTGGAGCTGGCTCAGCATCCGGTTGAGCGCTGCCTGATCCTGCAACGTCCGCAATGCAGTGCGGTCCTGCATGAGGGGCGGGATCTGGACTGGCACCAGGCCCAACATGGGGTGGAACCGGCCGACTGTGTGCCGGTCGCCGCCACGGATCCGCTCTATATCCTCTACACCTCCGGCACCACCGGTACCCCCAAAGGGGTGGTGCGGGACAATGGCGGCCATGCGGTGGCGCTGCACTGGTCGATGAAAGCGATCTACGACATCGACCCGGGGGACACCTTCTGGGCGGCGTCCGATGTGGGCTGGGTGGTGGGTCACTCCTACATCGTTTATGGCCCGCTGCTGGCCCGCGCCACCACCGTGCTTTATGAAGGCAAGCCGGTGGGCACGCCGGACCCCGGCGCGTTCTGGCGGGTGATTGAGCAGTATCAGGTCAAAAGCTTCTTTACCGCCCCCACCGCCATCCGCGCCATCAAGCGGGAAGACCCCAATACCGAGTACCTGCAGCGGTACGACATCAGCACCCTCAAAGCACTCTATCTGGCCGGTGAGCGTTGTGATCCGGACACCCTGAACTGGGCGATGGACACCCTTAAGGTGCCGGTGGTGGATCACTGGTGGCAAACCGAAACCGGCTGGGCCATCTGCGCCAATCCGCTGGGTATTGAACCGTTGCCCATTAAGGCCGGCTCTCCGTCCCTGGCGGTGCCGGGTTACCAGGTGGAGGTGCTGGATGAGGAGGGCAACCCGATGGCCGCCGGGCAGAGTGGGGCGATCGCCATCCGCCTGCCGTTGCCACCGGGCACCCTGCCTACGCTGTGGGGCAATGATCAGCGTTACATCGACAGCTACCTGAGCCGCTATCCCGGCTACTACCTGACCGGCGATGCCGGCTATCAGGATGAGGAGGGCTACCTCTACATCATGAGCCGCATCGACGACATCATTAACGTGGCAGGCCACCGCCTCTCCACCGGTCGCTTCGAGGAGGTGCTGGCGCAGCATCCGGCAGTGGCGGAAGTGGCGGTGATCGGCGTTGCTGACAAGCTCAAAGGGCAGGTGCCGCTGGGCCTGGTGGTGCTCAAATCCGGCGTTGAGCTTGGCGAGGATGAGCTGTATCAGCAGCTGATTGCGCTGGTGCGTAAGGAGATTGGCCCGGTGGCGGCGTTTAAGCTGGTCAGCGTGATCAACAAACTGCCGAAAACCCGCTCCGGCAAGATCCTCCGTGGCACCATGCGCAAGATGGCAGACAATCAGGACTACGTTGTGCCCGCCACCATCGAAGACCCGGCGGCGCTGGACCTGGTGCACAACACCCTGGTGCGACTGGGCTACGGCAAGGGACGGGTGACCGGATAA
- a CDS encoding 1,4-dihydroxy-2-naphthoate polyprenyltransferase has translation MQFQYWLMAIRPRTLPAAISPLLLGNVLAWYQGQFSWLVAGCAMLCGVLLQIGVNLANDYFDFKSGVDTEARLGPTRVTQAGLLAPTAVRNAMALSLVLAVAVGLYLIYVGGWPIAVLAALAVAGALGYSGGPYPIASLGLGEVAAFVYFGLVAVVGVYFIQTGHTDLPAWLLASALGLYNAAIMLVNNTRDIATDTEAGKRTLAVRIGQHSARMLYRALVLLPFLMITVAWLLGALPGQTVLLAAIAAPMAVKLASAFEQTEGAALNPLLGRTAQLTLVYSLLCSLGLILARWMA, from the coding sequence ATGCAATTCCAATATTGGCTCATGGCGATCCGCCCCCGAACTTTGCCCGCGGCGATCAGCCCTCTGTTGCTCGGTAATGTGCTGGCCTGGTATCAAGGCCAGTTCTCCTGGCTGGTGGCGGGCTGTGCCATGCTGTGCGGCGTGTTGCTGCAGATTGGCGTCAACCTGGCCAACGACTACTTCGACTTTAAAAGCGGCGTCGACACCGAAGCGCGCCTGGGCCCGACCCGGGTGACTCAGGCGGGCCTGCTGGCCCCTACGGCCGTGCGCAATGCCATGGCACTGAGCCTGGTACTGGCGGTGGCGGTCGGCCTCTATCTGATCTACGTCGGCGGCTGGCCCATCGCGGTGCTGGCGGCGCTGGCGGTGGCCGGGGCGCTGGGCTACTCCGGCGGCCCCTACCCCATCGCGTCACTGGGGCTGGGTGAGGTGGCGGCCTTTGTTTACTTCGGTCTGGTGGCCGTGGTGGGGGTGTACTTTATCCAGACCGGTCACACCGACCTGCCAGCGTGGCTGCTGGCTTCCGCCCTGGGTCTGTATAACGCGGCCATCATGCTGGTGAACAACACCCGCGATATCGCCACCGACACCGAAGCGGGCAAACGCACCCTGGCCGTGCGCATCGGCCAGCACAGTGCCCGAATGCTGTACCGTGCGCTGGTGCTGCTGCCTTTCCTGATGATCACCGTAGCCTGGTTGCTGGGTGCCCTGCCGGGACAGACCGTGCTGTTGGCGGCCATCGCCGCGCCTATGGCCGTGAAGCTGGCCAGTGCGTTTGAGCAAACCGAAGGCGCAGCCCTGAACCCGCTGCTGGGCCGTACCGCCCAGCTGACTCTGGTATACAGCCTGCTGTGCAGCCTGGGCCTGATCCTGGCCCGCTGGATGGCCTGA
- a CDS encoding SDR family NAD(P)-dependent oxidoreductase, with amino-acid sequence MIQFVDQVILVTGAARGLGRAYTLALAERGAHVVALDSGCDTDGEGRDPAFLEDVIELAHDMGAEVIGHCVDVRDPEALQQVVQDTLKRFGRIDGLVCNAGVLICQEELGTDLGLYRRHMDGNYFTTLASIQAVWPVMQAQGYGRIMVTSGFSALYGDDRMAGYAASNAANLALVRSLHVKANEAGIRINALCPACYSRLSKRWVLPEQADEMTPDTVVPAMLWLMSRRAPNGEVITAGGGHYALAGVQEGVGLRLEPAERRPETLASLWPNLKSSPKTQSYDSFAQRLARTMRSVIEGR; translated from the coding sequence GTGATTCAATTTGTCGACCAGGTGATTCTGGTTACTGGCGCGGCCCGGGGATTGGGTCGTGCTTATACGCTGGCGCTGGCGGAGCGCGGTGCCCATGTGGTGGCGCTGGACTCCGGTTGCGATACCGATGGCGAGGGACGTGATCCGGCCTTTCTCGAGGACGTGATCGAGCTTGCCCACGATATGGGGGCCGAGGTGATTGGCCACTGTGTCGATGTGCGCGACCCGGAAGCCCTGCAGCAGGTGGTACAGGATACCCTCAAGCGTTTTGGCCGGATTGACGGCCTGGTTTGCAACGCCGGGGTGCTGATCTGCCAGGAAGAGCTGGGCACCGACCTGGGCCTGTACCGCCGCCATATGGATGGCAACTACTTCACCACGCTGGCCAGCATTCAGGCGGTCTGGCCGGTGATGCAGGCGCAGGGCTACGGTCGCATTATGGTGACCTCCGGCTTCTCCGCCCTGTACGGCGATGACCGCATGGCCGGTTACGCCGCCTCCAACGCGGCCAATCTGGCACTGGTGCGTAGCCTTCACGTCAAAGCCAACGAAGCGGGGATCCGCATCAACGCCCTGTGTCCGGCCTGCTACAGCCGCCTTTCCAAACGCTGGGTCCTGCCGGAGCAAGCGGATGAGATGACGCCGGATACCGTGGTGCCAGCGATGTTGTGGCTGATGTCGCGACGGGCCCCCAACGGCGAGGTGATCACCGCTGGCGGTGGCCACTACGCATTGGCGGGCGTGCAGGAGGGGGTGGGATTGCGGCTGGAGCCGGCGGAGCGTCGTCCGGAAACCCTGGCGAGCCTGTGGCCCAACCTGAAGTCCAGCCCGAAAACCCAGAGTTACGACAGTTTCGCCCAGCGCCTGGCCCGCACCATGCGCAGTGTCATCGAGGGGCGCTAG
- the tesB gene encoding acyl-CoA thioesterase II, whose protein sequence is MSDTLNRLLGILSLEQLEDGLFRGQTLDLGFGHLFGGQVLGQALSAAKETVAAERSVHSFHSYFLRPGDLSRPVLYEVESLRDGGSFSARRVSAIQHGRPIFYMTASFQGEEPGFEHQDPMPQVPGPEGLPNQHDLAKVLADKLPKSLMERYLDNAAIEMRLVEQIDPFRPKASEPRRYVWMRTQGKLPDDPRLHRYLLAYASDFNFLVTALQPHGLSWLDPRLKVATIDHAMWYHRPFRFDEWVLYAIDSPNATNSRGLVRGQFFNQKGELIASAVQEGLMRQQKKIPKV, encoded by the coding sequence ATGTCAGATACGCTTAATCGCCTGCTCGGGATCCTGTCCCTGGAGCAACTGGAAGATGGCCTGTTCCGTGGCCAGACCCTGGACCTGGGCTTTGGTCACCTGTTTGGTGGCCAGGTGCTGGGCCAGGCCCTCAGCGCCGCCAAGGAGACCGTGGCGGCAGAACGCTCGGTTCACTCTTTCCACTCCTACTTCCTTCGCCCCGGCGACCTGTCCCGTCCGGTTCTCTACGAGGTGGAGAGCCTGCGCGACGGCGGCAGTTTCAGCGCCCGCCGGGTCAGTGCCATTCAGCACGGCCGCCCGATCTTCTACATGACCGCCTCCTTTCAGGGAGAGGAGCCCGGGTTTGAACACCAGGATCCGATGCCCCAGGTGCCCGGCCCCGAGGGGTTGCCCAATCAGCATGACCTGGCCAAAGTGCTGGCGGACAAACTGCCCAAAAGCCTGATGGAGCGCTACCTGGATAACGCCGCCATCGAGATGCGCCTGGTGGAGCAGATCGACCCGTTCCGGCCCAAGGCCAGCGAGCCGCGCCGTTACGTCTGGATGCGCACCCAGGGCAAGCTGCCGGATGACCCGCGCCTGCACCGCTACCTCCTGGCCTACGCCTCTGACTTCAATTTCCTGGTCACTGCGCTGCAGCCTCATGGCCTGTCCTGGCTCGACCCGCGCCTGAAGGTTGCCACCATCGACCACGCCATGTGGTACCACCGCCCGTTCCGCTTTGACGAATGGGTGCTATACGCCATCGACAGCCCCAATGCCACCAACAGCCGTGGCCTGGTGCGGGGCCAGTTCTTCAATCAGAAGGGGGAGCTGATCGCCAGTGCGGTGCAGGAGGGTTTGATGCGCCAGCAGAAGAAAATCCCCAAAGTGTGA
- a CDS encoding alanine/glycine:cation symporter family protein, which translates to MNSLENALATLSSWVWGPPLLILLLGTGLYFTINLGMLQLRGLPLSFKLMFQKSGSTGDVSRFSALCTALAATIGTGNIVGVATAVKLGGPGALFWMWLAGLLGMATKYAECMLAVKYRRTDDRGEQVGGPMYYIAHGTGLNWLAKLFALFTLLVAFFGIGTFPQVNAIVDGANIAFAIPNTLTMVALTVLVAAVVLGGIKRIATVATALVPTMAIGYVLACSALLLLNWQAVPGAFALIFESAFNPVAAGGGFAGATVMMAIQFGIARGVFSNEAGLGSAPMAAAAAKTDSPVEQGLVSMAGPMLDTLIICTLTGLALVLSGAWQGDTAGAAMTSEAFNTALSSFIGTKIITVALLFFAFTTILGWCYYGERAVLFLVGERGRFPYRVVFVALVAVGGLLQLELIWLLADVVNGLMAVPNLIALLLLRKEILADTRAYLAARAQAASDPQPA; encoded by the coding sequence ATGAACTCACTCGAAAACGCACTAGCCACACTGTCATCCTGGGTTTGGGGTCCGCCGTTGCTGATCCTGCTGCTGGGAACCGGTCTGTACTTCACCATCAATCTGGGCATGCTGCAGCTGCGCGGTCTGCCTCTGTCGTTCAAGCTGATGTTCCAGAAAAGCGGCAGCACCGGTGATGTCAGCCGCTTCAGCGCCCTGTGCACCGCCCTCGCGGCCACCATCGGTACCGGTAACATTGTCGGTGTGGCCACCGCGGTGAAGCTGGGCGGCCCTGGGGCCCTGTTCTGGATGTGGCTGGCGGGTTTGCTGGGTATGGCCACCAAGTACGCCGAGTGCATGCTGGCGGTGAAATACCGCCGCACCGATGACCGCGGCGAGCAGGTCGGTGGTCCGATGTACTACATCGCCCACGGCACCGGCCTGAACTGGCTGGCTAAGCTGTTTGCCCTGTTTACCCTGCTGGTGGCGTTTTTCGGTATCGGAACCTTCCCCCAGGTGAACGCCATTGTGGACGGCGCCAATATCGCCTTTGCCATCCCCAATACCCTGACCATGGTGGCACTGACCGTGCTGGTCGCGGCTGTGGTTCTGGGGGGCATTAAGCGCATTGCCACCGTCGCCACAGCGTTGGTGCCGACCATGGCGATCGGTTACGTGCTGGCCTGTAGTGCACTGTTGCTGCTGAACTGGCAAGCGGTGCCCGGCGCCTTTGCCCTGATTTTTGAGTCGGCCTTCAACCCGGTTGCGGCCGGAGGCGGTTTTGCCGGCGCCACCGTGATGATGGCGATCCAGTTCGGTATTGCCCGCGGCGTGTTCTCCAATGAAGCGGGCCTGGGCAGCGCGCCGATGGCCGCTGCTGCCGCCAAGACCGATTCTCCAGTGGAGCAGGGCCTAGTGTCGATGGCGGGACCGATGCTGGATACCCTGATCATCTGCACCCTGACCGGTCTGGCGCTGGTGCTCAGTGGCGCCTGGCAGGGCGACACCGCCGGTGCGGCCATGACCTCTGAGGCGTTCAATACCGCACTCTCCTCCTTTATCGGCACCAAGATCATCACCGTGGCGCTGCTGTTCTTCGCCTTCACCACCATCCTGGGCTGGTGTTACTACGGTGAACGGGCGGTGCTGTTCCTGGTGGGTGAACGCGGCCGCTTCCCCTACCGCGTGGTGTTTGTGGCGCTGGTGGCGGTCGGCGGCCTGCTGCAACTGGAGCTGATCTGGCTGCTGGCGGACGTGGTGAACGGCCTGATGGCGGTGCCGAATCTGATCGCGCTGCTGCTGTTGCGCAAGGAGATCCTGGCGGATACCCGTGCCTATCTGGCCGCTCGCGCACAGGCCGCGTCGGATCCACAACCGGCCTGA
- a CDS encoding YbaY family lipoprotein, which yields MIKRLLCLLFVVTLSGCVTVTPTEPDYVRVSGVITYKEATLLPDGSRVVVAIIDAKTPGVILTQKEFDVGKLPVPFYFSVPEDILDKKAEYVVWAAVRVNGRPILQTFDLYPVINNKEFSAEVMLEPIQS from the coding sequence ATGATTAAACGACTGCTTTGCCTGCTTTTTGTTGTCACCCTGAGCGGTTGCGTGACCGTCACGCCAACGGAACCGGACTACGTTCGCGTCAGCGGCGTGATCACCTATAAGGAAGCCACGCTTCTGCCGGATGGGTCCCGCGTGGTGGTGGCGATCATTGACGCCAAAACACCGGGCGTGATCCTGACTCAGAAAGAGTTTGATGTGGGTAAGCTGCCGGTGCCGTTCTACTTCTCGGTGCCGGAAGACATTCTCGATAAGAAGGCGGAATACGTGGTGTGGGCAGCGGTGCGTGTGAATGGCCGCCCCATCCTGCAAACCTTCGATCTCTACCCGGTGATCAACAACAAGGAGTTCAGTGCCGAAGTGATGCTGGAACCGATCCAGTCCTGA
- a CDS encoding energy-coupling factor transporter transmembrane component T produces the protein MWRPDPVRLTQAKLLAVPLLTLLGLSGPNWLLAPLMLAWLAVLLPLPKGPRQLRRTLLFMLPNWLLISAVYAFKFGADGLPMAGLISVRILLGILPGLWFYLSTPGQTLIRALDPWLSRRNATVLQAALALLPTMVNEARLLFQLAKLRGAHLSARDFLRPRGYAELGQTVLLPLLVQMMRFSEQQALALRSRGYQEDQPLTRFKEIL, from the coding sequence ATGTGGCGGCCTGATCCGGTGCGTCTGACCCAGGCCAAACTACTGGCCGTACCGTTGCTGACCCTGCTGGGCCTGTCCGGACCAAACTGGCTGTTGGCGCCGCTTATGCTGGCCTGGCTGGCGGTGTTGCTGCCCCTGCCGAAAGGGCCACGCCAACTGCGGCGTACCCTGCTGTTTATGCTGCCCAACTGGCTGCTGATCAGCGCCGTCTACGCCTTCAAGTTTGGGGCAGACGGCCTGCCGATGGCTGGCCTTATCAGCGTTCGTATCCTGCTGGGGATCCTGCCGGGGCTGTGGTTCTACCTGTCGACCCCGGGGCAAACCCTGATCCGGGCGCTGGATCCCTGGCTGTCGCGACGCAACGCCACCGTGCTGCAGGCCGCACTGGCCTTGCTGCCGACCATGGTCAATGAAGCCCGACTGCTGTTTCAGCTCGCCAAATTGCGCGGCGCGCACCTGTCCGCCCGCGACTTTCTGCGTCCCCGGGGTTACGCCGAGCTAGGGCAAACCGTGCTGCTGCCGCTGCTGGTGCAGATGATGCGCTTTTCCGAACAACAAGCCCTGGCCTTGCGCAGCCGGGGTTACCAGGAAGACCAACCCCTGACCCGATTTAAGGAGATCTTATGA